A section of the Gasterosteus aculeatus chromosome 10, fGasAcu3.hap1.1, whole genome shotgun sequence genome encodes:
- the gnrhr1 gene encoding gonadotropin releasing hormone receptor 1 isoform X2: MTGNLSLWVSTPGFSLLNTSAPPSLGPWQAPSFTVAARCRVAATLVLFVFAAGSNLSVLISVCWGRGYRLAAHLRPLIASLASADLMMTFLVMPLDAVWNITVQWYAGDFMCKLLCFLKLFAMHSAAFILVVVSLDRYRAILHPLDSLDAGLRNRRMLLVAWTLSLLLASPQLFIFRAIKADGADFTQCVTHGSFQYPWQKTAYNMFHFVTLYVFPLLVMTFCYTRILTKINGQMHKGKDGEHCLRRSGTDMISKARIRTLKMTIVIVSSFVICWTPYYLLGIWYWFQPAIIQHTPEYVHHILFVFGNLNTCCDPVIYSFYTPSFRADIADVVACCRGRQINNASPSSVDRLSGARAGVAMEMESDLSSNQHSGNPN; this comes from the exons ATGACAGGCAACTTGTCTCTGTGGGTATCCACACCTGGCTTCTCCCTGCTGAACACGTCTGCTCCACCCTCCCTTGGACCCTGGCAGGCTCCGTCCTTTACAGTGGCCGCCCGCTGCCGTGTAGCAGCTACCCTtgtgctgtttgtctttgctgCTGGCAGTAACCTGTCGGTCCTGATCAGTGTATGCTGGGGGCGGGGTTATCGCCTGGCAGCACACCTACGCCCGCTCATCGCCAGTTTGGCCTCAGCTGATCTCATGATGACCTTTTTGGTGATGCCGCTAGATGCCGTATGGAACATTACAGTGCAGTGGTATGCTGGGGATTTCATGTGTAAGCTACTGTGTTTCCTCAAGCTATTTGCCATGCACTCAGCTGCTTTTATACTTGTGGTAGTAAGTCTGGACCGCTATCGGgccatcctccatcctctggATTCTCTCGATGCTGGGCTCAGGAACAGACGCATGCTGCTGGTGGCCTGGACCCTGAGCCTGCTGCTGGCATCTCCACAG CTGTTCATCTTTCGAGCGATTAAAGCTGACGGAGCAGACTTCACTCAGTGTGTCACCCATGGAAGTTTCCAGTATCCCTGGCAGAAGACTGCGTACAATATGTTTCACTTTGTGACACTATATGTCTTCCCTCTACTCGTCATGACCTTCTGCTACACCCGCATCCTCACCAAGATCAATGGGCAAATGCACAAGGGAAAAG aTGGTGAGCACTGCCTGAGACGCAGTGGAACTGACATGATATCCAAAGCCCGGATTAGGACCCTCAAGATGACCATTGTGATCGTGAGCTCCTTTGTCATCTGTTGGACTCCCTACTACCTCTTAGGGATCTGGTACTGGTTCCAACCAGCCATTATCCAGCACACACCTGAGTACGTGCAccacattttgtttgtctttggcaACCTGAACACATGTTGTGACCCAGTCATCTATAGTTTCTACACACCGTCTTTCCGGGCCGACATTGCCGACGTGGTGGCGTGCTGCCGTGGTCGCCAAATCAACAATGCCTCCCCCAGCTCTGTGGATCGTCTGTCTGGAGCGAGAGCTGGTGTTGCTATGGAGATGGAGTCCGATTTGAGCTCAAACCAACACAGTGGGAATCCTAATTAA
- the gnrhr1 gene encoding gonadotropin releasing hormone receptor 1 isoform X1 — MYQKVEAAEDKELRGEATHQHAGELRSAPLPIDQHRRTALLSRMTGNLSLWVSTPGFSLLNTSAPPSLGPWQAPSFTVAARCRVAATLVLFVFAAGSNLSVLISVCWGRGYRLAAHLRPLIASLASADLMMTFLVMPLDAVWNITVQWYAGDFMCKLLCFLKLFAMHSAAFILVVVSLDRYRAILHPLDSLDAGLRNRRMLLVAWTLSLLLASPQLFIFRAIKADGADFTQCVTHGSFQYPWQKTAYNMFHFVTLYVFPLLVMTFCYTRILTKINGQMHKGKDGEHCLRRSGTDMISKARIRTLKMTIVIVSSFVICWTPYYLLGIWYWFQPAIIQHTPEYVHHILFVFGNLNTCCDPVIYSFYTPSFRADIADVVACCRGRQINNASPSSVDRLSGARAGVAMEMESDLSSNQHSGNPN; from the exons ATGTATCAGAAAGTGGAAGCCGCGGAGGACAAAGAGCTGCGGGGCGAAGCGACGCATCAGCACGCTGGAGAGCTCCGCTCCGCGCCTCTCCCCATCGACCAGCACCGGCGGACCGCGCTCCTCTCCAG GATGACAGGCAACTTGTCTCTGTGGGTATCCACACCTGGCTTCTCCCTGCTGAACACGTCTGCTCCACCCTCCCTTGGACCCTGGCAGGCTCCGTCCTTTACAGTGGCCGCCCGCTGCCGTGTAGCAGCTACCCTtgtgctgtttgtctttgctgCTGGCAGTAACCTGTCGGTCCTGATCAGTGTATGCTGGGGGCGGGGTTATCGCCTGGCAGCACACCTACGCCCGCTCATCGCCAGTTTGGCCTCAGCTGATCTCATGATGACCTTTTTGGTGATGCCGCTAGATGCCGTATGGAACATTACAGTGCAGTGGTATGCTGGGGATTTCATGTGTAAGCTACTGTGTTTCCTCAAGCTATTTGCCATGCACTCAGCTGCTTTTATACTTGTGGTAGTAAGTCTGGACCGCTATCGGgccatcctccatcctctggATTCTCTCGATGCTGGGCTCAGGAACAGACGCATGCTGCTGGTGGCCTGGACCCTGAGCCTGCTGCTGGCATCTCCACAG CTGTTCATCTTTCGAGCGATTAAAGCTGACGGAGCAGACTTCACTCAGTGTGTCACCCATGGAAGTTTCCAGTATCCCTGGCAGAAGACTGCGTACAATATGTTTCACTTTGTGACACTATATGTCTTCCCTCTACTCGTCATGACCTTCTGCTACACCCGCATCCTCACCAAGATCAATGGGCAAATGCACAAGGGAAAAG aTGGTGAGCACTGCCTGAGACGCAGTGGAACTGACATGATATCCAAAGCCCGGATTAGGACCCTCAAGATGACCATTGTGATCGTGAGCTCCTTTGTCATCTGTTGGACTCCCTACTACCTCTTAGGGATCTGGTACTGGTTCCAACCAGCCATTATCCAGCACACACCTGAGTACGTGCAccacattttgtttgtctttggcaACCTGAACACATGTTGTGACCCAGTCATCTATAGTTTCTACACACCGTCTTTCCGGGCCGACATTGCCGACGTGGTGGCGTGCTGCCGTGGTCGCCAAATCAACAATGCCTCCCCCAGCTCTGTGGATCGTCTGTCTGGAGCGAGAGCTGGTGTTGCTATGGAGATGGAGTCCGATTTGAGCTCAAACCAACACAGTGGGAATCCTAATTAA